One segment of Salvia splendens isolate huo1 chromosome 20, SspV2, whole genome shotgun sequence DNA contains the following:
- the LOC121782217 gene encoding protein NRT1/ PTR FAMILY 5.10-like gives MPDAEAPLLDDAVEGSVDFNGRPVFRSKSGGWRSASFIIAVEVAERFAYYGISSNLISYLTGPLGQSTATAAENVNAWSGAASLLPLLGAFLADSFFGRYRTIIAASLLYIAALGSLSLSAVIYSMSSSDCEVAAGMKACSPSQFQVVLFFFSLYLVAFAQGGHKPCVQAFGADQFDEQDPVEKKAKSSFFNWWYFSFCGGVLVTLFILTYIQDNLSWALGFGIPCIVMGLGLIVFLLGSYTYRFPVQSDKRSPFLRIGQVFVRACRNWRTTHSAIDVELEAEGILPLEGFQQYKYLNKALVSPDGSKQNEKTSSITDIEEAKSVLRLVPIWGTCLIYGLVFSQSSTLFTKQGVTMDRHIISSFQIPAASLQSLISFSIVVFIPIYDRILLPIARALSGKPSGISMLQRIGTGLFLSLLSMVIAALVETKRLQIAVEYGLVDIPTATVPMSVWWLAPQYLLFGISDVFTMVGLQEFFYDQVPSELRSIGLALYLSIFGIGSFISSFLISVIENATGGEGKESWFADNLNRAHLDYFYWLLAGLSAAAFTAYLYFTKGCVDFKGRRVLHSKSGCWKSASFIIGVEMAERFAYYGISSNLVSYLTGPLGQSTAAAAANVNAWAGTASLTPLLGAFVADSFLGRYWTIIAASLLYILGLGSLSVSAALTQFDSSSPPLIGVIFFFFALYLVAFAVGGHKPCLQAFGADQFDDENVKEVQSKSSFFNWWNFCLCISTVLGLLVLTYIQENLSWELGFGIPCIVMCFALFVFLFGIGTYRFRAKSDGRNPFVQITRILVRALKNRHAAAPEDLAIEEEEAHFRFLDHGSLESNGDEACDIEDAKAILKLLPICLACLPFAVVYQQSTTLFTKQGATMDRHITSNFQIPAAALQAFTPGSIILFVPFYERVLIPLARSITQKPTGISLLQRIGTGLVLGIVCMVVAGFTERKRLETALEHGMFDLPKETVPMSIWWLVPQYLIMGVADVLTFVGLQEFFYDQVPGGLKSMGLALSFGVAGIGGFLSSFLVSVVDKATGGRGQDSWLSDNLNRAHLDYFYWLLAGLNALSVVLFVYFAKSYVCSKRRSTV, from the exons ATGCCCGATGCGGAAGCTCCTCTGCTGGACGACGCCGTCGAAGGATCCGTCGACTTCAATGGCCGCCCCGTTTTCCGATCCAAATCCGGCGGCTGGAGATCCGCTTCCTTCATCATAG CCGTGGAGGTGGCGGAGAGGTTCGCTTACTACGGAATCAGCTCCAATTTGATAAGCTATTTGACCGGACCGCTGGGGCAGTCCACCGCCACCGCGGCGGAGAATGTGAACGCGTGGTCTGGAGCGGCGTCGCTTCTGCCGCTATTAGGCGCCTTTTTGGCCGACTCGTTTTTCGGTCGGTATCGGACGATTATCGCGGCTTCTCTGCTGTATATTGCG GCACTTGGAAGCTTGTCACTCTCAGCTGTCATTTATTCAATGAGCTCATCCGACTGTGAAGTTGCAGCCGGTATGAAAGCTTGCTCCCCGTCTCAGTTTCAAGTCGTTCTCTTTTTCTTCTCGTTGTATCTAGTTGCATTCGCCCAGGGAGGGCACAAGCCTTGCGTCCAAGCTTTTGGAGCCGACCAGTTTGATGAACAAGATCCGGTAGAGAAAAAGGCAAAAAGCTCGTTCTTCAACTGGTGGTACTTTTCGTTTTGTGGTGGTGTTTTGGTAACTCTATTCATTTTGACCTACATCCAAGACAATTTGAGTTGGGCACTTGGCTTTGGCATCCCCTGCATTGTCATGGGCCTAGGCCTGATTGTGTTTCTTCTCGGAAGTTATACATATCGGTTCCCAGTACAAAGTGACAAGAGAAGCCCGTTTCTCAGAATTGGTCAAGTCTTCGTTAGAGCCTGTAGAAATTGGAGGACTACTCATTCTGCCATAGACGTGGAATTGGAAGCCGAGGGAATTCTCCCCCTTGAAGGCTTTCAGCAATATAA GTATCTGAACAAAGCTTTAGTTTCACCTGATGGCTCTAAGCAGAATGAGAAAACTAGTAGCATAACTGACATAGAAGAGGCGAAGTCGGTTCTCAGGCTCGTTCCGATATGGGGCACATGTTTAATTTACGGCCTAGTGTTTTCGCAGTCATCCACTTTATTCACCAAACAAGGCGTCACAATGGACCGTCACATCATCTCAAGCTTCCAAATACCGGCTGCATCGCTTCAATCTCTCATAAGCTTTTCCATTGTCGTCTTCATCCCCATCTATGACCGCATCCTACTCCCAATAGCCCGAGCCCTATCCGGGAAACCATCAGGCATATCAATGCTTCAGCGCATTGGCACTGGATTGTTCCTGTCCTTGCTCTCCATGGTGATCGCAGCTCTTGTGGAGACGAAGCGTCTCCAAATAGCTGTCGAGTATGGGCTGGTGGACATACCAACGGCCACGGTCCCTATGAGCGTGTGGTGGCTGGCACCTCAGTATCTGCTTTTTGGGATCTCCGACGTTTTCACAATGGTTGGTCTCCAAGAATTTTTCTACGATCAAGTTCCTAGCGAGCTGAGAAGCATCGGTCTTGCTCTCTATCTCAGCATATTCGGCATAGGGAGTTTCATCAGCAGTTTTCTCATCTCTGTCATTGAGAACGCCACTGGTGGCGAGGGCAAGGAAAGCTGGTTCGCGGACAACTTGAACCGAGCTCATCTCGACTACTTCTACTGGCTGCTGGCCGGGCTCAGCGCAGCTGCATTCACCGCGTATCTCTACTTCACGAA GGGATGCGTTGACTTCAAAGGCCGCCGCGTTCTCCACTCCAAATCCGGATGCTGGAAATCCGCTTCCTTCATCATAG GCGTTGAAATGGCGGAGAGATTTGCTTACTATGGAATCAGTTCGAATCTGGTGAGCTATCTGACCGGTCCGCTAGGCCAGTCCACGGCGGCCGCGGCGGCGAACGTCAACGCGTGGGCGGGGACGGCGTCGCTCACGCCGTTGCTCGGCGCCTTCGTCGCCGATTCGTTTCTCGGGAGATATTGGACGATTATCGCTGCCTCTCTCCTCTACATCTTG GGATTAGGTTCACTGTCAGTATCAGCAGCTCTCACTCAATTCGATTCCTCATCTCCTCCTCTGATTGGTgtgattttcttcttcttcgcgCTGTATTTAGTTGCATTTGCAGTAGGCGGCCACAAGCCTTGCTTGCAGGCATTTGGAGCTGACCAGTTTGATGATGAGAATGTGAAAGAGGTCCAATCAAAGAGCTCATTCTTCAACTGGTGGAATTTTTGCTTGTGTATTAGCACTGTGTTAGGTTTGTTAGTCTTGACCTACATTCAAGAGAATCTGAGTTGGGAACTCGGCTTTGGAATCCCCTGCATCGTGATGTGTTTTGCGCTGTTTGTGTTCCTGTTTGGGATTGGGACCTACAGATTCCGTGCGAAGAGTGATGGGAGGAATCCATTTGTGCAAATCACTCGTATCCTCGTGAGAGCTCTGAAAAACCGGCATGCTGCTGCCCCCGAAGATTTGGCtattgaggaggaggaggctcACTTTAG GTTTCTTGATCACGGGTCGCTAGAGTCTAATGGAGACGAAGCTTGTGATATCGAAGATGCAAAGGCGATTCTAAAGCTTCTCCCAATATGTTTAGCATGTTTGCCTTTCGCCGTTGTGTATCAACAATCCACAACACTCTTCACCAAGCAAGGAGCCACAATGGACCGCCACATAACCAGCAACTTCCAGATCCCAGCAGCCGCCCTCCAGGCCTTTACGCCCGGATCCATCATCCTCTTCGTTCCATTCTACGAACGTGTCCTAATCCCCCTAGCCAGATCCATAACCCAAAAACCAACCGGCATATCACTCCTCCAAAGAATAGGCACCGGCCTAGTTCTTGGCATAGTTTGTATGGTCGTTGCAGGCTTCACCGAAAGAAAACGCTTGGAGACTGCTCTTGAACATGGGATGTTTGACTTGCCTAAGGAGACTGTCCCGATGAGCATATGGTGGCTGGTGCCTCAGTACTTAATTATGGGGGTTGCTGATGTGTTGACGTTCGTTGGCCTTCAGGAATTCTTCTACGATCAAGTTCCCGGTGGGCTGAAAAGTATGGGGCTTGCTCTGTCCTTTGGTGTGGCCGGGATTGGTGGCTTCTTGAGCAGTTTCTTGGTGTCTGTGGTGGACAAGGCCACGGGTGGACGCGGCCAAGATAGTTGGTTGTCGGATAACTTGAATCGGGCTCATCTCGACTACTTCTATTGGCTGCTGGCAGGGCTTAATGCATTGTCTGTTGTCTTGTTTGTCTACTTTGCTAAATCTTATGTTTGTAGCAAGAGAAGAAGCACCGTGTGA